A region from the Sphaerodactylus townsendi isolate TG3544 linkage group LG01, MPM_Stown_v2.3, whole genome shotgun sequence genome encodes:
- the LOC125438173 gene encoding kinesin-like protein KIF16B encodes MAACSRRARIESTSTLESNKVSGGDCGLIPRICEGLFNRINEKMRWNEASFRTEVSYLEIYNERVRDLLRRKSSKTNNLRIREHPKEGPYVEDLSKHLVQNYCDVEELMEAGNINRTTAATGMNDVSSRSHAIFTINFTQAKFDAEMPCETVSKIHLVDLAGSERADATGATGVRLKEGGNINKSLVTLGNVISALADLSQDAANSVGKKKQVFVPYRDSVLTWLLKDSLGGNSKTIMIATISPADVNYGETLSTLRYANRAKNIINKPTVNEDSNVKLIRELRAEIARLKALLAQGNQIALLDSPTALSMEEKLQQNEARVQELTKEWTNKWNETQNILKYDSQGDSNP; translated from the exons GGGGACTGTGGCTTAATACCTCGCATTTGTGAAGGGCTGTTCAACCGAATCAATGAGAAAATGAGATGGAACGAGGCCTCTTTCCGTACAGAGGTCAG TTACTTGGAAATTTACAATGAACGCGTCAGAGACCTATTAAGGCGCAAATCTTCGAAAACAAATAACTTAAGAATCCGTGAACATCCGAAAGAAGGCCCTTATGTCGAAG ATTTGTCGAAACACTTAGTCCAAAACTATTGTGATGTAGAAGAACTCATGGAAGCAGGAAACATAAATCGGACAACAGCGGCCACCGGAATGAACGATGTTAGCAGTAGATCCCACGCTATTTTCACAATCAACTTCACTCAG GCGAAGTTCGACGCTGAAATGCCATGTGAGACTGTTAGCAAAATCCATTTGGTCGACCTTGCTGGAAGCGAGAGAGCAGATGCTACCGGCGCGACGGGCGTTAGAttaaaagaagggggaaatattAATAAATCTCTGGTGACGCTGGGAAATGTAATTTCTGCCTTAG CTGATTTATCTCAGGACGCTGCAAACTCTGTCGGAAAGAAGAAGCAAGTCTTCGTGCCTTACAGGGATTCCGTTTTGACGTGGCTTTTGAAAGACAGCCTGGGAGGAAACTCGAAAACAATAATGATTGCCa CTATTTCGCCTGCCGACGTCAATTACGGGGAAACCCTCAGCACCCTCCGCTATGCAAACCGGGCTAAAAACATCATCAACAAGCCGACCGTCAACGAAGATTCAAACGTCAAGCTGATCCGCGAGCTCCGAGCTGAAATCGCCCGACTGAAAGCGCTGCTGGCTCAGGGGAATCAG ATCGCACTTCTGGATTCTCCGACCGCTTTAAGTATGGAAGAGAAACTTCAGCAAAATGAAGCAAGG GTGCAAGAGCTTACCAAAGAATGGACCAATAAATGGAATGAAACCCAAAATATTCTAAAA TATGACTCGCAAGGGGATTCCAATCCTTAG